Proteins co-encoded in one Gossypium arboreum isolate Shixiya-1 chromosome 11, ASM2569848v2, whole genome shotgun sequence genomic window:
- the LOC108477922 gene encoding probable serine/threonine-protein kinase PBL23, producing MNCFSCFMSEETLTRRSLQKSIKEYHDTRVLASFANVSFNSDNSKKRLIGQEITKGGKGNVIFRYREICTATNNFNPRNQIGEGGFGRVYKGLIENSNKVVAVKQLDKNGYQGNREFLVELLMLVLLKHPNLVELVGYCIEGDQRILVYEYMANGSLEDHLIDLPPNKMPLDWNTRIKIAVGAAKGLEYMHEIANPQVIYRDFKTSNILLDQDFNPKLSDFGLAKVSPSGDNSHVFTSVIGTYGYCAPEYIQIGQISTKSDVYSFGVVFLELITGRRAVDNSRPPRERNLVSWAKPLLNHRKKFVLLADPLLDGDYPIKGLHHALTVAAMCLQEEPSLRPLMSYVVRSLECLIKYNEPAEGKNIKHYQMVDESNCIV from the exons ATGAActgtttttcatgtttcatgtcGGAGGAGACACTAACAAGAAGGTCATTACAGAAGAGCATCAAGGAATATCATGACACAAGAGTCTtggcttcgtttgccaatgtttCCTTCAACAGTG ATAACAGCAAAAAGAGACTCATAGGCCAAGAAATAACAAAAGGGGGCAAAGGCAATGTAATTTTCAGATACCGTGAGATATGCACAGCCACTAACAACTTCAACCCTCGCAATCAAATTGGTGAAGGTGGCTTTGGTAGAGTCTATAAAGGACTTATTGAAAACTCAAATAAA GTTGTTGCTGTGAAGCAGCTTGATAAGAATGGATATCAAGGGAACAGAGAATTCCTGGTTGAGCTATTGATGTTGGTTCTACTTAAACATCCTAACCTTGTTGAATTGGTTGGATATTGCATAGAAGGGGATCAAAGGATTTTGGTCTATGAATACATGGCTAATGGCTCCTTGGAGGATCATCTTATAG ATTTACCTCCAAACAAGATGCCATTGGATTGGAATACTAGAATCAAAATCGCGGTAGGAGCGGCTAAAGGCCTTGAATACATGCATGAAATAGCTAATCCTCAAGTGATATACCGAGACTTTAAAACATCAAACATATTACTAGACCAGGATTTCAATCCAAAGCTCTCTGATTTCGGACTTGCAAAGGTCAGTCCATCCGGAGATAATTCCCATGTATTCACCAGTGTTATCGGAACCTACGGATACTGTGCACCTGAATATATACAAATCGGCCAGATATCGACGAAATCCGATGTTTACAGCTTTGGGGTCGTGTTTTTGGAGCTCATCACAGGAAGAAGAGCGGTAGACAATTCAAGACCACCACGAGAAAGGAATCTTGTTTCTTGG GCAAAACCTTTATTGAATCACAGAAAGAAGTTCGTATTATTGGCTGATCCATTGCTGGATGGAGATTATCCCATTAAGGGTCTCCACCACGCACTTACGGTTGCGGCAATGTGTCTGCAGGAAGAACCGTCCCTTCGGCCATTGATGAGTTACGTCGTAAGGTCCCTCGAGTGCTTAATTAAATACAATGAACCAGCAGAAGGGAAGAATATAAAGCATTATCAAATGGTGGACGAATCTAactgcatcgtataa
- the LOC108478324 gene encoding sm-like protein LSM8 isoform X3 codes for MNLMNAYTPPRKGYVFNTDMLINLKFLHIFGGYAWEGVQQLVLGLYIIRGDNISVVGELDEELDSALDLSNLRAHPLKPVIH; via the exons ATGAATCTCATGAACGCGTATACTCCACCAAG AAAAGGGTATGTGTTCAACACGGATAtgctaataaatttaaaatttctacaTATATTTGGAGGATATGCTTGG GAAGGTGTTCAGCAACTTGTGTTGGGCTTGTACATAATAAGAGGTGACAACAT AAGTGTTGTTGGTGAACTGGATGAAGAGCTGGATTCTGCACTCGACTTGTCGAACCTGAGAGCACATCCTTTGAAGCCAGTTATCCATTGA
- the LOC108478324 gene encoding sm-like protein LSM8 isoform X2, translated as MSTGPGLESLVDQTISVITNDGRNIVGVLKGFDQATNIILDESHERVYSTKKRVCVQHGYANKFKISTYIWRICLGRCSATCVGLVHNKR; from the exons ATGTCAACTGGCCCTGGGCTCGAGTCTCTTGTAGATC AGACTATCTCGGTCATTACCAATGACGGACGTAACATAGTG GGAGTTTTAAAAGGCTTTGATCAGGCTACAAATATCATTCTCGATGAATCTCATGAACGCGTATACTCCACCAAG AAAAGGGTATGTGTTCAACACGGATAtgctaataaatttaaaatttctacaTATATTTGGAGGATATGCTTGG GAAGGTGTTCAGCAACTTGTGTTGGGCTTGTACATAATAAGAGGTGA
- the LOC108478324 gene encoding sm-like protein LSM8 isoform X1 produces the protein MSTGPGLESLVDQTISVITNDGRNIVGVLKGFDQATNIILDESHERVYSTKEGVQQLVLGLYIIRGDNISVVGELDEELDSALDLSNLRAHPLKPVIH, from the exons ATGTCAACTGGCCCTGGGCTCGAGTCTCTTGTAGATC AGACTATCTCGGTCATTACCAATGACGGACGTAACATAGTG GGAGTTTTAAAAGGCTTTGATCAGGCTACAAATATCATTCTCGATGAATCTCATGAACGCGTATACTCCACCAAG GAAGGTGTTCAGCAACTTGTGTTGGGCTTGTACATAATAAGAGGTGACAACAT AAGTGTTGTTGGTGAACTGGATGAAGAGCTGGATTCTGCACTCGACTTGTCGAACCTGAGAGCACATCCTTTGAAGCCAGTTATCCATTGA